A region of Solibacillus isronensis DNA encodes the following proteins:
- a CDS encoding peptidoglycan D,D-transpeptidase FtsI family protein, with the protein MRKITQNRQQNPKAKQRASLTFRMNVLFFSIFVLFSLLIFRLGYIQIVKGEDYVRALERTEEVRVNTSVPRGRIFDRYGRILVDNQPENAITYTKMQTTKSAEMLEIAEKLAHIIEQPTEKVTHRDKLDFWILRNPEKAKEKVTTKEMTKFQLENEELETKEINKEYDRRIRDRITDKELEELSDFDLEVLAIYREMMTGYNLSPQIIKGENVTPEEFARVSEQLADLPGVNTTTDWKRVRLSPLAILGRTTVPSKGVPKSKLDYYLARDYSRNDRVGESYFEAQYEEILQGEKSVVKNITNKKGQVVETMTTFAGEPGKDLVTTIDVELQQKADEILEKYLLELKAKGGSQLLDRGFLVAMNPKTGELLSVVGKKIEKDKDTGKPYIVDYSYGTFTSAYEAGSTVKAATVLMGYNEGVIKPGTVMLDSPMRIGNITLNTLFNKTGSVMLNDLTALERSSNVYMFKIAMGIGGRTYSPGMRFSLASGTLQTMRNEYAQFGLGVPTGVDLPGESTGYQADPDTDVKLLNLAIGQFDTYTTMQLAQYISTIANGGYRIQPRMLKEIRNPSKDGEYLGQVVEEVTPKILNKIENSQQEIDHVKEGLRRVYFGANGSARRQFETADYTAGGKTGTAEVVYYGPQRDKWKTNTINIVHVGFAPFDDPEIAYAVIFPWATTNFNNNYLPQANLTARELVDSYFELKNKYADEGLSTSKVEKPIIKHSDEKLDEDEEVETVNE; encoded by the coding sequence TTGCGCAAAATTACGCAAAATCGTCAGCAAAATCCGAAGGCAAAGCAACGGGCAAGTTTAACTTTTCGGATGAATGTCCTTTTCTTTTCAATATTTGTTTTGTTCTCATTACTAATTTTTCGTCTAGGATATATACAAATTGTAAAAGGTGAAGATTATGTCCGCGCATTAGAGCGTACAGAGGAAGTACGGGTGAATACAAGTGTACCCCGTGGCCGTATTTTTGACCGCTATGGTCGTATTTTAGTTGATAATCAGCCAGAAAATGCGATTACGTATACAAAAATGCAAACGACAAAATCCGCTGAGATGCTTGAAATTGCAGAAAAACTTGCACATATCATCGAGCAGCCGACAGAAAAAGTAACGCATCGAGATAAATTAGATTTCTGGATTTTGCGGAATCCGGAAAAAGCAAAAGAAAAAGTTACAACAAAGGAAATGACGAAATTCCAACTTGAAAATGAAGAGCTAGAAACGAAGGAAATCAATAAAGAATATGATCGACGAATCCGGGATCGTATTACAGATAAAGAATTGGAAGAGCTTTCCGATTTTGACCTGGAAGTTCTGGCAATTTACCGAGAAATGATGACAGGTTATAATTTATCACCTCAAATTATTAAAGGTGAGAATGTTACACCGGAAGAGTTTGCCCGAGTTTCAGAACAATTGGCGGATCTGCCTGGTGTAAATACGACAACCGATTGGAAGCGAGTGCGTCTATCTCCATTGGCGATTTTAGGCCGAACAACAGTACCGAGCAAAGGTGTGCCTAAATCGAAACTGGACTATTATTTAGCACGTGATTACTCTCGTAACGACCGTGTTGGGGAAAGTTATTTTGAAGCGCAGTATGAAGAAATATTGCAAGGTGAAAAATCAGTCGTTAAAAACATCACGAATAAAAAAGGTCAAGTTGTTGAAACGATGACGACTTTTGCAGGGGAGCCCGGTAAAGATTTAGTAACAACAATCGATGTGGAACTCCAGCAAAAAGCCGATGAAATTTTGGAAAAGTATTTATTGGAATTGAAAGCTAAAGGTGGTTCCCAATTACTGGATCGCGGATTTTTAGTTGCAATGAATCCAAAAACCGGTGAGCTTTTATCGGTAGTCGGTAAAAAAATAGAAAAAGATAAAGACACCGGCAAACCTTATATTGTTGACTATTCTTACGGTACATTTACTTCTGCATATGAAGCAGGGTCTACTGTAAAAGCAGCAACCGTCCTAATGGGATACAATGAAGGAGTTATTAAGCCGGGAACTGTCATGCTCGATTCACCAATGCGAATCGGTAACATTACTTTAAATACACTATTCAACAAGACTGGTAGTGTCATGCTGAATGATTTGACGGCATTAGAGCGTTCATCAAACGTCTATATGTTCAAAATTGCGATGGGTATTGGCGGCCGCACGTATTCACCTGGTATGCGATTTAGTTTAGCATCAGGTACATTGCAGACAATGCGAAATGAATATGCACAGTTCGGACTAGGTGTACCAACGGGGGTTGACCTTCCTGGTGAATCAACCGGGTATCAGGCTGATCCGGATACCGATGTAAAACTATTAAACTTGGCAATCGGACAGTTTGATACGTATACGACAATGCAATTGGCGCAATATATTTCAACAATTGCAAACGGCGGTTACCGTATCCAACCGAGAATGCTCAAAGAAATTCGCAACCCATCTAAAGATGGTGAATATTTAGGGCAAGTTGTGGAAGAAGTGACACCTAAAATTTTAAACAAAATCGAAAACAGCCAACAGGAAATTGATCATGTTAAAGAAGGTTTACGCCGCGTTTACTTCGGTGCGAATGGTTCTGCCCGTCGTCAATTTGAAACAGCAGACTATACGGCTGGTGGTAAAACAGGTACAGCTGAGGTAGTTTACTATGGACCACAGCGCGATAAATGGAAAACAAACACAATCAACATTGTCCATGTAGGTTTTGCACCATTTGATGATCCTGAAATTGCATATGCTGTTATTTTCCCATGGGCTACAACGAACTTTAACAATAACTATTTACCTCAGGCGAATTTGACTGCCCGTGAATTAGTAGATTCATATTTTGAGTTGAAAAACAAATATGCGGATGAGGGCTTATCTACAAGTAAAGTAGAAAAACCAATCATTAAGCATTCTGACGAAAAGCTCGATGAGGACGAAGAAGTCGAAACAGTAAATGAATAA
- a CDS encoding universal stress protein, with translation MSMTYKNILVAVDETNESLIAFRRAVQVALNNVGSKLYIVHVIDTRSFAFSEGYNFDMAEKFTNNKKDLLDSFEKKAQQSGFTNIKKIIEYGTPKHVIARDIPQQEEIDLIICGVTGKGELARFFLGSVSEGILRNARCDVLVVRNT, from the coding sequence ATGAGCATGACGTACAAAAATATACTAGTTGCCGTGGATGAAACGAATGAGTCGCTGATTGCTTTTAGAAGAGCTGTGCAAGTTGCACTCAATAATGTCGGAAGTAAGCTGTATATTGTTCATGTAATCGACACTCGTTCCTTTGCATTTTCAGAAGGCTATAACTTTGATATGGCGGAAAAATTTACGAATAATAAGAAGGATCTTTTAGATTCATTCGAGAAAAAAGCGCAACAGTCAGGGTTTACAAATATCAAAAAAATTATAGAGTACGGGACACCTAAGCACGTTATCGCACGAGATATCCCTCAGCAGGAAGAAATTGATTTAATTATTTGCGGTGTAACGGGAAAAGGGGAATTAGCCCGTTTTTTCCTAGGTTCCGTATCGGAAGGGATTTTAAGAAATGCCCGCTGTGACGTCCTTGTTGTAAGAAATACTTAA
- a CDS encoding SDR family oxidoreductase yields MKLQDKVAIVTGAASGMGKAIAEAYAKEGAKVVVSDLNEEGAKTVADEITANGGTAFAIATNVVKDEDLQKLFDATIENYGQLDILVNNAGIMDGFEPVNEITDARWDMIFAVNTTSVMKSMRIATDMFLKQGHGVIVNNISAGGLNGGRAGAAYTASKHAVVGLTKNTAFMFSQSGIRVNGIAPGAVMTNIQQSMQNVSQYGAGQQQKGSALIPRVGNPDEIAKLAVFLGSEDSSFINGQIITADAGWTAY; encoded by the coding sequence ATGAAATTACAGGATAAAGTAGCAATCGTAACAGGTGCCGCTTCAGGTATGGGGAAAGCTATCGCAGAAGCTTATGCAAAAGAGGGAGCAAAAGTAGTTGTTTCGGATTTAAATGAAGAAGGAGCAAAAACAGTTGCGGATGAAATTACTGCAAACGGTGGTACAGCTTTTGCAATCGCAACAAACGTAGTGAAAGATGAAGACTTGCAAAAATTATTTGATGCTACTATTGAAAATTACGGTCAGTTAGATATTTTAGTAAACAATGCAGGCATCATGGACGGATTTGAGCCTGTAAACGAAATTACTGATGCACGATGGGATATGATTTTCGCTGTTAATACTACTTCAGTTATGAAGTCAATGCGTATTGCGACAGATATGTTCTTAAAACAAGGTCATGGTGTTATTGTAAATAATATTTCAGCAGGCGGTTTAAATGGTGGTCGTGCAGGTGCAGCATACACTGCTTCGAAACATGCAGTTGTTGGTCTAACAAAAAATACCGCATTTATGTTCTCTCAATCCGGTATTCGTGTAAACGGAATCGCACCAGGTGCTGTTATGACAAATATCCAACAGTCGATGCAAAATGTCAGCCAATACGGTGCCGGCCAACAGCAAAAAGGTTCTGCATTAATTCCACGTGTCGGAAATCCGGATGAAATCGCGAAATTGGCAGTATTTTTAGGTTCGGAAGATTCAAGCTTCATCAACGGTCAAATTATTACAGCGGATGCTGGTTGGACAGCTTATTAA
- a CDS encoding TetR/AcrR family transcriptional regulator produces the protein MDLRVKKTHDSLQRALLILLNQKSLENITVAEICRIAEINRGTFYLHYKNVHGVFERYFNDIVKDLKFSYDFPYDVTKDNLSMLTPEMIQIFHHVKKHEAFYRIVFDEKTPMLYYHKLLDTIRSFILDSHLEDIEHISDQQLEYLASYTANSIMGILIQWHKEDYVLAPETLNKYIFEFYRLNETLKKNI, from the coding sequence ATGGACTTACGTGTAAAGAAGACACATGACAGCCTGCAAAGAGCGCTTCTTATTTTATTGAATCAGAAATCTTTAGAGAACATTACGGTAGCAGAAATTTGCCGCATTGCAGAAATTAATCGGGGAACATTTTATTTGCACTATAAAAATGTCCACGGAGTATTTGAGCGATATTTCAATGACATCGTGAAAGATTTAAAGTTTTCGTACGATTTCCCATACGATGTGACAAAAGATAATTTATCCATGCTTACGCCTGAAATGATTCAAATTTTTCACCATGTCAAAAAGCATGAAGCCTTTTACCGTATTGTTTTCGATGAAAAAACGCCGATGCTTTATTATCATAAATTATTAGATACAATCCGCTCCTTTATATTGGATTCACATTTGGAAGATATCGAACATATATCCGACCAGCAGCTTGAATATTTGGCAAGCTATACAGCGAACTCGATTATGGGTATTCTTATTCAGTGGCATAAAGAAGATTATGTGCTTGCGCCTGAGACATTAAACAAATATATTTTTGAATTTTATCGCTTAAACGAAACTTTGAAAAAGAATATTTAA
- a CDS encoding DUF1801 domain-containing protein, with product MIDEFVAQIDEKWHGAYVKLMETIDENLPPGFEKSIDRNMVVYNVPLTTYSKGYHVTPNTPLPFLALAPQKRHIGLYHMGIYSDPELLEWFQKAYAEAVPTKLNMGKSCIRWTSTKHIPYDLIGELSKKITVDQWIATYESEVQR from the coding sequence ATGATTGATGAATTTGTCGCGCAAATTGATGAGAAGTGGCACGGTGCTTATGTAAAATTAATGGAGACAATTGATGAAAACTTGCCGCCAGGGTTTGAAAAGTCAATTGACCGGAATATGGTCGTATATAATGTACCATTAACAACCTATTCAAAAGGGTATCATGTAACACCGAACACACCATTACCGTTTTTGGCGCTTGCTCCACAAAAGCGCCATATTGGGCTTTATCATATGGGCATTTACAGTGATCCTGAACTTCTCGAGTGGTTTCAGAAAGCCTATGCCGAAGCAGTGCCAACAAAGCTGAATATGGGGAAAAGCTGTATTCGCTGGACCTCGACAAAACATATACCATATGACCTGATAGGGGAACTGAGCAAAAAAATAACGGTAGATCAGTGGATTGCGACCTATGAAAGTGAAGTACAGAGATAA
- a CDS encoding 2'-5' RNA ligase family protein has translation MKIDYFIGIVPPEEYLVRIVKFQSKWFKHSVVEPHITLKAQGGLTPDKKWINKVQKICNNFKPFQVLLDKPKYFGDNILYLSVISNNLHKLHQEIIGEISPSEEQIKQYFELDAFVPHLTLGKIQYDGGISDDLSKIEFIEMENLAEKELAPYPDFEVNFIRVYKRNIEKQRYEKYLDISLTN, from the coding sequence ATGAAAATCGATTATTTTATAGGAATTGTCCCACCAGAAGAGTATTTAGTACGAATTGTTAAATTTCAAAGTAAATGGTTTAAGCATTCAGTAGTAGAACCTCACATAACTTTGAAAGCACAAGGAGGACTAACTCCAGATAAAAAATGGATAAATAAAGTACAAAAAATATGTAATAATTTCAAACCTTTTCAAGTGTTATTAGATAAGCCAAAGTACTTTGGAGATAACATTTTATATTTGAGCGTTATCTCAAATAATTTGCACAAACTGCATCAAGAAATAATAGGAGAAATTTCACCTTCAGAAGAACAAATAAAACAGTATTTCGAACTCGATGCCTTTGTACCTCACTTAACTTTGGGAAAAATACAATACGATGGGGGCATTTCTGATGACCTCTCAAAAATAGAATTTATAGAAATGGAGAATTTAGCTGAAAAAGAATTAGCACCATATCCTGACTTTGAAGTGAATTTTATTAGAGTTTATAAAAGAAATATTGAAAAACAAAGATATGAAAAATATCTGGATATATCTTTAACCAATTGA
- a CDS encoding superoxide dismutase: MAFKLPELTYAYDALEPHIDAKTMEIHHTKHHNTYVTNLNAAVEGTEYADKDINELISNIDALPADKQTAVRNNGGGHANHTLFWELIAPGGSNTPVGEVAAAIDAKFGSFDAFKEEFAKAATTRFGSGWAWLIVDGDGVAVTSTPNQDSPVMEGKTPILGLDVWEHAYYLNYQNRRPDYIGAFWNVVNWDVVEAKFQAAK; this comes from the coding sequence ATGGCATTCAAATTACCAGAATTAACTTACGCTTACGACGCATTGGAACCACATATCGATGCAAAAACAATGGAAATTCACCACACTAAACACCACAATACTTACGTAACAAACTTAAACGCAGCAGTAGAAGGTACTGAATACGCTGACAAAGACATCAACGAGTTAATCTCTAACATCGATGCTTTACCAGCTGACAAACAAACTGCTGTACGTAACAACGGTGGCGGACATGCTAACCACACATTATTCTGGGAATTAATCGCTCCAGGCGGTTCTAACACTCCAGTAGGTGAAGTAGCTGCTGCAATCGATGCGAAATTCGGTTCATTTGACGCTTTCAAAGAAGAGTTCGCAAAAGCTGCAACAACTCGTTTCGGTTCAGGTTGGGCATGGTTAATCGTTGATGGTGACGGTGTAGCTGTTACTTCAACTCCAAACCAAGACTCTCCAGTAATGGAAGGCAAAACTCCAATCCTAGGCTTAGACGTTTGGGAGCACGCATACTACTTAAACTACCAAAACCGTCGTCCAGACTACATCGGTGCATTCTGGAACGTAGTGAACTGGGACGTAGTAGAAGCTAAATTCCAAGCAGCTAAATAA
- a CDS encoding DUF456 domain-containing protein, which produces MDIIAWTLIIALFIIAFIGLVYPIIPSVLFLLGGFIVYGLFYSFTELPWWFWVIELLFVALLFAADTISNLIGVKKFGGSKAGMWGSTIGLLIGPFVIPFAGIIAGPFIGAIIGELIVTRSNLKQAIKVGVGSVVGFLTSVVTKGIIQVVMIVLFFIAI; this is translated from the coding sequence GTGGATATTATTGCATGGACACTTATTATTGCGCTGTTTATTATCGCGTTTATCGGTTTAGTATATCCGATTATCCCATCCGTCTTATTTTTACTTGGCGGGTTTATCGTTTATGGGCTGTTTTATAGTTTTACCGAATTGCCGTGGTGGTTCTGGGTAATTGAACTATTATTTGTTGCACTGTTATTTGCGGCAGATACGATCTCGAATCTGATCGGAGTAAAAAAATTCGGAGGATCAAAAGCGGGGATGTGGGGAAGCACGATCGGTTTATTGATCGGTCCATTTGTTATACCGTTTGCGGGTATTATTGCAGGGCCGTTTATCGGTGCAATCATTGGTGAATTAATTGTGACACGAAGCAATTTAAAGCAGGCAATTAAAGTCGGTGTTGGTTCAGTTGTAGGATTTTTAACATCGGTCGTAACAAAAGGGATTATTCAAGTAGTTATGATTGTCTTGTTTTTTATTGCCATTTAA
- a CDS encoding DUF1189 family protein, translating to MKISHMQLFIHSLTSPKKLGAYRILSIGKVMQYAFLMITLITAFSFGQFINAGTAEIFGYSEIEDYAQNIQWIVYPIAIVFLFVLNTSIYFIKVSLYALAGQFFIKPMRRRGEYRQVWRTAVFASTWGTLLTIFGNLFLISQTIITLSSIFITMFFIIVALTKYPVQK from the coding sequence ATGAAAATTTCACATATGCAGTTATTTATACATAGTTTAACGAGCCCTAAAAAGCTGGGTGCATACCGAATTCTATCAATCGGAAAAGTGATGCAGTATGCCTTTTTAATGATTACCCTTATTACTGCTTTTTCATTCGGCCAATTTATTAATGCCGGGACAGCCGAGATTTTCGGTTATTCGGAAATTGAGGATTATGCACAAAATATTCAGTGGATTGTTTATCCGATTGCCATTGTATTTTTATTCGTACTGAATACGTCGATCTATTTTATTAAAGTAAGTTTGTATGCACTAGCAGGCCAATTTTTCATTAAGCCGATGAGACGCCGCGGCGAATACCGTCAAGTATGGCGAACAGCTGTTTTTGCAAGTACATGGGGAACATTATTGACGATTTTCGGAAATCTGTTTCTGATCTCACAAACTATTATCACACTTAGTAGTATTTTTATTACAATGTTCTTTATAATCGTTGCCTTAACAAAATATCCCGTACAAAAATAA
- the ispG gene encoding flavodoxin-dependent (E)-4-hydroxy-3-methylbut-2-enyl-diphosphate synthase yields MSEIVHRTKTRPVRVGNLTIGGNNEVVIQSMCTTKTHDVEATVAEIKRLEEAGCQIVRIAVPDERAANAIPEIKKQINIPLVADIHFDYKLALKAIEGGIDKVRINPGNIGRREKVEAVVNAAKAKGIPIRIGVNAGSLERHILEKYGYPTADGMVESALHHIKILEDLDFHDIIVSMKASDVNLAIEAYEKASKAFNYPLHLGITESGTLFAGTVKSAAGLGAILSKGIGNTLRISLSADPVEEIKVARELLKSFGLASNMATLISCPTCGRIEIDLISIANEVEEYISKLNVPLKVAVLGCAVNGPGEAREADIGIAGARGEGLLFMKGKTVRKVPEETMVEELKKEIDKLAAEMVAKREAEANATV; encoded by the coding sequence ATGAGTGAAATCGTTCACCGTACGAAAACACGTCCTGTGCGTGTCGGTAACTTAACAATTGGTGGTAATAACGAAGTCGTAATCCAAAGTATGTGTACGACGAAAACACATGATGTAGAAGCAACTGTTGCCGAAATTAAACGTTTAGAAGAGGCAGGTTGTCAGATCGTACGTATTGCAGTACCGGATGAGCGAGCTGCAAATGCAATACCTGAAATAAAAAAACAAATTAATATCCCATTAGTAGCGGATATTCATTTTGATTACAAATTAGCATTAAAAGCCATTGAAGGTGGCATCGATAAAGTACGTATCAACCCGGGTAACATCGGGCGCCGCGAAAAAGTAGAGGCAGTTGTAAATGCTGCCAAAGCAAAAGGTATACCAATCCGAATCGGTGTTAACGCCGGTTCTTTAGAGCGTCATATCCTCGAAAAATACGGTTACCCTACTGCAGATGGAATGGTAGAATCTGCATTGCACCACATTAAAATTTTAGAAGACTTGGATTTCCATGACATTATCGTTTCGATGAAAGCATCAGACGTAAACTTGGCAATTGAAGCATACGAAAAAGCATCAAAAGCATTCAATTATCCACTGCATTTAGGTATTACAGAATCAGGTACATTATTTGCCGGTACTGTTAAATCTGCTGCCGGTTTAGGTGCGATTTTATCTAAAGGTATCGGGAATACTTTACGTATTTCATTATCTGCAGATCCAGTGGAAGAAATTAAAGTAGCACGTGAATTATTAAAATCATTCGGCTTGGCATCAAATATGGCGACATTAATTTCTTGTCCGACTTGCGGCCGTATCGAAATCGATTTAATTTCAATTGCCAACGAAGTAGAAGAATATATTTCAAAACTGAATGTTCCGTTAAAAGTAGCTGTTTTAGGCTGTGCGGTAAACGGTCCTGGTGAAGCACGTGAAGCGGATATCGGTATTGCCGGTGCTCGTGGCGAAGGGCTTTTATTCATGAAAGGTAAAACAGTTCGTAAAGTTCCGGAAGAAACAATGGTGGAAGAACTGAAAAAAGAAATCGATAAATTAGCTGCTGAAATGGTGGCAAAGCGTGAAGCAGAAGCTAATGCAACTGTGTAA
- a CDS encoding 5' nucleotidase, NT5C type encodes MTNLKHRFGIDIDGTVTCPATLIPHINKQYNINMTLQDVTEYDFLSGFPHPVDRAQFQAWFKENEPRMYEVSELAADAHRILTAWQNQYELYYISARGENVFDITKNWFDQFKVPYDHIECIGSHNKIAIAKKHAVEAFFEDKHDNAVEIAEELKIPVILFDTPYNQMAVPNNVIRVNNWVEANEWILKNF; translated from the coding sequence ATGACAAACTTAAAACATCGGTTCGGCATTGATATTGACGGGACAGTGACATGTCCTGCCACATTGATTCCACATATTAATAAACAGTACAATATTAATATGACGCTACAAGATGTAACGGAATATGATTTTTTAAGTGGCTTTCCGCACCCTGTAGACCGCGCGCAGTTTCAGGCCTGGTTTAAAGAAAACGAGCCACGAATGTATGAAGTGAGTGAGCTTGCTGCAGATGCGCACCGCATTTTAACAGCCTGGCAAAACCAGTATGAGCTTTATTATATTTCTGCACGTGGAGAAAATGTTTTCGACATTACGAAAAACTGGTTTGATCAATTTAAAGTTCCTTACGACCATATCGAATGTATCGGCAGTCATAACAAAATTGCCATCGCAAAAAAGCATGCAGTAGAAGCTTTTTTCGAAGACAAACATGATAATGCAGTGGAAATTGCCGAAGAGCTTAAAATCCCTGTCATTTTATTTGATACACCGTACAATCAAATGGCTGTACCGAATAATGTCATTCGCGTTAATAATTGGGTAGAAGCTAACGAATGGATCCTTAAAAACTTTTAA
- a CDS encoding C40 family peptidase: MNAVVKMKIASLHAAPDRHSELIDEALYGMPVEVQEEIDENWVKIRTFYRYEGYTLKSNLYVGTEPTVNWVYEANDVVIQNFADVLKAPKIQSENILTLTRGAFIKVVLEAGLDPTWAKVQLVTGEEGYVRSAWIQDRIKVYTTNEVAFRKQVVETAFRYMGTPYRWGGKTPLGIDCSGLVSMAYMLNGAFIYRDAKIEEGFPLRKIEGDNLKPGDLIFFPGHVAMYIGNDEYIHSSLGGNEVNVNSLNLQHDHYREDLATTITEYGSIF, from the coding sequence TTGAATGCCGTTGTGAAAATGAAGATTGCAAGTTTACATGCAGCACCTGACCGACATTCCGAGTTAATCGATGAGGCGTTGTACGGGATGCCGGTCGAAGTACAGGAAGAAATTGATGAAAACTGGGTCAAAATACGAACGTTTTACCGTTACGAAGGCTATACGCTAAAATCCAACTTGTACGTTGGAACTGAACCAACTGTAAACTGGGTATATGAAGCGAATGATGTCGTTATACAGAACTTTGCCGATGTCCTTAAAGCACCAAAAATACAAAGTGAAAACATCCTGACATTGACACGAGGCGCTTTTATTAAAGTTGTTCTGGAAGCAGGGCTTGATCCAACTTGGGCAAAAGTACAGCTTGTTACAGGAGAAGAAGGGTATGTACGCTCAGCCTGGATTCAGGATCGTATTAAAGTATATACGACAAATGAAGTAGCTTTTCGCAAACAAGTCGTGGAAACTGCTTTTCGCTATATGGGAACACCATACCGATGGGGCGGAAAAACGCCTTTAGGCATTGACTGTTCAGGTCTTGTATCAATGGCGTATATGCTGAACGGTGCTTTTATTTACCGTGATGCGAAAATAGAGGAAGGTTTCCCGTTAAGGAAAATAGAAGGCGACAACTTAAAGCCGGGAGATCTGATTTTCTTCCCAGGCCATGTAGCGATGTATATTGGGAATGATGAGTATATCCATTCCTCGCTAGGCGGAAACGAGGTCAATGTGAATAGCCTGAACTTGCAGCATGACCATTACCGTGAAGACTTGGCGACAACGATTACGGAGTACGGCAGTATTTTTTAA
- a CDS encoding serine hydrolase, with the protein MHKQLDRIIAQCPYKVHVIVEDYNTNEIVWKNRGEEIFSSASIIKVPILITILAHLQKTNSNLNHIYEIVPENMVEFSVITEQRQIRATLHELLLWMTITSDNTATNVCIDLLGMDAFNNYFKEIGLHNTRVQRKMMDFERQKLGFDNETTAEDMQHLFRQIYRGTLLTKEWNAIALDILSRQRSHESLKRYIVDDVKMAHKTGGLDTVDHDTGIIFTKERDYFIGVFITEVTDNEKARQLIGTISKIVYDHFTKKEEGID; encoded by the coding sequence ATGCATAAACAACTTGATCGCATTATTGCACAGTGCCCATATAAAGTGCATGTCATTGTCGAAGATTACAATACTAACGAGATCGTATGGAAAAATCGGGGCGAAGAAATTTTCAGCAGTGCAAGTATTATCAAAGTACCGATTCTCATTACTATTTTGGCTCATTTACAGAAAACGAACAGCAATTTAAATCATATTTACGAAATTGTCCCGGAAAACATGGTCGAGTTCAGTGTTATAACTGAGCAGAGGCAAATTCGAGCTACACTGCACGAGCTGTTACTTTGGATGACAATTACGAGTGACAATACAGCAACAAACGTATGTATTGATCTTTTAGGCATGGATGCATTCAATAACTATTTTAAAGAAATCGGCTTACATAATACCCGGGTCCAGCGGAAGATGATGGATTTTGAACGTCAAAAGCTCGGCTTTGATAATGAAACAACAGCGGAGGATATGCAGCACCTTTTCCGGCAAATATATAGAGGTACGCTACTTACAAAAGAGTGGAATGCGATAGCACTCGATATTTTAAGCAGGCAGCGCAGTCACGAATCACTCAAACGCTATATCGTAGATGATGTAAAAATGGCACATAAAACAGGCGGTCTCGATACGGTCGACCATGACACTGGAATTATTTTTACAAAAGAACGCGATTATTTTATCGGAGTTTTCATTACAGAAGTGACCGACAATGAAAAGGCGAGACAATTGATTGGTACTATTTCTAAAATCGTCTATGATCATTTTACAAAAAAGGAGGAGGGAATCGATTGA